aaaattattaagaaatcatCATTAAGATTAGAGAATGATcttcattttcaaattaactcgtttatgataattattattagagaaAATGTAATTGGTAGAAATTAAATgggatttattttattgaaacatatgataagtttaaaatttattttgtcatattagaaatttgaagttaagtaaaaaaaattaataatgaagttgaaatttttgttacagatatttttaatttttataatcttgaATATTTCGTAATTTCAGAAGGTAGAAAATCATGGATAATTTGGTAAGTGGGATTacaaatttattgagaaatttattaattggcTAGATCAGATTTTGAATGTCTACTTCAAACGGAAATATAAATAAGGTAAATGCTTCCTCTACTGGCCAATTgagttaaatttcaaattttttttatcagtactcaatatttctcaatatattaaaaagaataaataaatagtaaagcATCGaaatttagattaaaaataaacatcaaATTATCTATCAaatatttcacaataaaaaatgattttatcctattttattatcaatcagCCAAAAGAAGGATCATACACTTAATATTGCAAAACTTTCttcattattcaataaaatcatttttccccatcatataaaaattctataaaaatcgCGTATATAAAATCAGCATACGCCACAATATTATCGTAGATATCATCACATAATAACCCTTGAATACATTACCGAGGACCCTAAAATAGCGACATGCCTCCGGCAAGTACCGAACGGGAACATTGTTATAATATCAAACTCGACCGTActaatattactatttttccatataaaaaaaaaaaaaaaaaaaaaaaagaaaaaaacaaagcCGTACCTTCAGCTTCGGTCCAATCACCGCATTTCTGCTTGTCCGATTGCAGACAGAGTCTAACTCTGAGTCGTGACCCGACGTTCGACATATCTGGGTCGTTGAGAATCCCATCTTTGGTAGTGGGTGAGCTGCCAAGAACTTCCAGAAGCCACTCGTCGACGATTTTCCAGATCTCATTCGGTCCATTGTCTAGCCTTTCGATAGACGCGACCACCGCGAGACAAGTCGGCCCGACATTTATCACCAAATTACTGCTCTCCGGATCAAAGGTGACACGGTTGGGCGCCGGAATTTTAGCGACTGTCGTTACGAAAGTTTTCTCGTCCGAATAGTCCGAGTGGTTTTTGGTGTTGTAGACCTTTATCTTAAAGGTGTACTTCTGGTGCTGCTCCAAGTCCGTGATATTGCAGGGATTAGCGCGTCGGCAATCGCGCTCTATCCACTGACCGGCCGGGCTGCGAGGGGACGCACAATCCGGGGCGATAGTTTCATCCTCGCTGGGAATTCGCCGATAAGACACAAAGTATTTGGTGATCTCTAGACCCCCGTCGAATCCAATTTCCCACTGCAAGGCCACGTAAGTCGGCCCAATCTCTAAGGCCGTGAGGTCGGTCGGTTTTTCTGGAGCGCCTTTAGACTGGAGGGTTATCACTGAAGTGGTCACTCCTTGGGCGTTTATCGCGTGGCAGCTGTAGTTGTTGTAATCCGCCTCTTTGATGTCTGTGATTTTCAGGACTGAGGTGTAAATGTCGTCGTTCTCGCTGGTGGTCCAAATTTCGTAGTGCCCGTCGCTGGATGACCCTTGGAGTGGAACCGAGTTTGAGCCGTACTTCCATTGGAACTCCGGCTTTGGCCAGGCCTGGACTTTGCAGGTCACTTCGGCAGTTCCTCCGAGGTCGTAGGCGACTTTGTTGTGGCGGTGAAGGACTATAGGCGCGTGTTCCACCTTCAACATCATCTGGGACTCCACGCGCTTCACGTCGTTGTTGAAGACACAGGTGTACTTTCCGCGGTCGCTAGCGATTATTTTGTCAGTTTGGGGACGCGCGTGACCGAGGAAACTTAGAGTTGAGTTCACGCTGATCACGTTTCCGTGACCTAATGACTCTCGCGTTTCTACTTTGTACAGGCTTGTGTCTGCGGTTAAGTCTTCGTCGTCTTTTAACCAGCGAACTGTTGGCTTTGGTTTTCCTTGGGCGACACACATCACTGAGAAGGATGACTCCCCGACTctgtaaattattttggtggttagtttgaaaattttttttttggggtacaaattttcaattacttatacttttaaatatttaacaaactttaatttaatagaaaattttagatcAACAATAAgaggtaaaataaaaaattactaagaccaaaaaaaatttcaaaaaagcCTGAAGTtgttttggagcaagaagaaatttttttgactcaataaaattttttttaaaatgatacttaatttttttgttatattttcattattatcataaaatttttattttgtgataaataaattttttaatttagagactgaaaaataattttaaaaaatattttgaaaaaaaaaactctgaaATTAACTCtgtaataagttaaaaaaaaataaataattcatatcaaaaatttaatggaaaaaaaaattggcttttaattaaattccttgtcctcaaaaataaaaacacaatATTCAAGACAAAAACCGTAACAATAGTCTTTACTCACTTTCTAGTGACATGAGGCTGAAGTTTAGTAAGAATTTTGGGCGGCTGATTGACAGTAAGTTTAATAGAAGCAGCTTCTCCTGTTCCAATTTCATTAAGTGCGTGACATTTGTAAGTGCCGTCATTAATTAGATGGACAGAAGGTATGACAAACTGCGGTCCGGTGGTCTCAATAGGCATCTGTTGGCCCTGGTCGTCGCCCTCCTTCCACCACTTGTACTCAGGCTCGGGATAGCCCGCGGGGCTGGCCATACATGTCAGTATAACTCGGGAGTTTTCGATCGCGACCGGCGAGTCTGGAGTAACTCTGGCGGGTCCTGGTTTGTGGCGAATGCGAATGTTAACCCTAGCCCGATCTGAGTAATTCTTGCTCTCACCGCCCGTAGGATGCATTATATTGATTGCCTGGCAAGTGTAATTCCCGGCATGATCCGCGGTGACGCGATTCAGCCGCAACAGAGGCCCGGATTCACGGAATTCCGGTCTACCCTCGCGAGTCCATTCGATAATCGATGCCGGTGGATTTGCGGAGACATTGCAGTGGATGGTTATCGTGTCTTCGACCTCGGCAACTCGTATGGACTCGCCCTCGATAGTCACCTTCGGTTTGTACAGCACGTCCAGGTACAAAGAAGCTTGTCCGGATCTGTCCAGCCCGTTGTTCGCCTCGCAGGTGTATTTTCCGACGTCCTGGATCGCAACCCGGGGGATGGTGTGCTCGAAGCTGGTTGCGATGAAGCTTCCGTCCCTCAACCACCTGACCATGTTCACCTTCGGCTTGGAGTCGACGTTGCACTTCAGGATGGCCTTGCCGTTTACTTCGACCTTCAGAGGATTTTCCGGGCCGACTGTCACCCGCGGAAAGTAATTCACGTCCAACCTGACGGAAGCATTGAGCGTTTCGCCGTCAGGCATCGCGCGATTTCGGACTACGCACCGGAATATTGCCCCGTTGTCGTCTTTGGTCGGTGTAAATTTGTACGTACGTCCGCTGTGAAGAAGCCGCTGACTGTTGTCGCGGTACCACTTAACCTCCGGCTCAGGACTGCCTCCGTGGGTGTTGCAGTGTAATTGGAGCTCCGTGCCCTCAGTAGCCGCGGTAGAGGCTGGTGCAATCGACGGAGGCCCTGGGGCTCTAAGTACCGTCAAAGTAACGTTCCGGTGGAAAAGATTCTCCCCACTGCCGGTCATCTTCACGCGACACTCGTATTTTCCATTGTTGCGCTCGTAGGACACATTCAGGATTTTCAGGTCGTAGATACCCTGGGAGAGGTCCATGAAGACGTTGTAGTTCGGCGACAGAGCCTTGTCATCGATCGCGGCGTTGTCGTGCACGTTGTTCGTGTGAGTCAGCCAGAAACTCGTCGCGTTCTTTTGCACTGGCGGGAACCGACATTTCAGCATCACTGTTGACCCTTCGTGCGTGTCCACTTGGATTTCCTCGGCTGCTTGCACTTGTGATAGAGCTGAaacagataattatttttttattatttatttgattatatttttaactatttatagataattatcAGTAAACAAGAGACATGTAATTGTCAATAGTTCCGTAATCATATGTACTATTTTATTGAGGAAATAATTGTATGATTTTATGATTGCGACAGAAAATGTTTATACAACagtcattattcattattgTAGGGTTTacaattagttattaaaagttaatgtGTTGGTATAAATATAGATTAGAAAGTTGATTTTAtccattttattgtaaataattattaaaaataatttaaaattgtttttttagttttttgaactataattaattttgtatcattatagattttttttttattaaaaaatataatttttcaatggaatgtttctcataaaattcatcaacttaattaaaaattttacaactttcCATAAAATTTCCCAATATTTGAGCTCTAAACATCTAAAATAACTTTCTTAAGTACCATTGTACCGTTCTAAACCCAAATTTTCAgaacaataaaaaacattcCGTTACTGACTTTCTCAAACGACACTCTAAATTTTTCCTTCAACAAAAATAGGTCACTACTACCgttaaaaagattaaaaatgtatcaaaaaatagtaaatagaCCTTAATTTGACCTTTAAGCTGCCCAACATGTCATTAAGATttcattgttgaaaaaaaaaaaaaaaaaattaaaagtcgAATTACcagcaataaattattatattataaagtaaCTAAACTTTTTACCAGCAAACAGCTATCAtatcacaaaaaataaaaagcaaagaCAAGTAATAAGTATCATGATCCAACTCATAATCAAAGAGACTTTGGTATAAGTTTATACCCGCGATAAAAACATCCGGTTGCTCTTTGCCCCGTACCGGCATCTTACAACTTTTTTCTCAGTTCTTATATTAGctgtctatatatatatatacagtgcGATATATAGATAAAATGTTGACGAGGGCTTAGAAAAGGGGATGATAACGTCCAAGTGCTCTATAAAGAATACTACTAGACATTCTGGTTGTCGATTTTTACCAAGGAGTCGACTCAAGAAGAATATCACGCTTATATCCTCGATATTGTTTGAGCCAATAGGAGATAGAAATAAGAGCATGAGGATGGCTTTCATTCTTGTTGCCTACCTATGGCCCGTGGACTTTTATCCAAGGCTTTTTACTCCCtttaacttttcttattttgttCCATTTCTTTTCCTTTTGTCTTTATTTCCTCGTTTGGTGTAACGACGTCACTTGCTCATCTGCCGTATTTTCCTCCCCGCAAAGGTATTGAGGAGTTTCTTGGTGGAATAAGGCAAGCTCTCGTTTTGAGGCAACCTCTTCTCTAGCTATCTGTTAGTGCCACCCTCTCGAATCGTTTATGAAATCCTCGGTTTTGTTgattataattcaatttatagcAGACGAAGTACAGAGGACAAAGATAGAGATAGAGATAGAAATAGACTAGGACAAATATATGCGACTGCAGCTTGCTAGAtgaatgtatatttatacacaGAATCAAATTCGGGTGGAGGAAATAACTGGAGGGTTCGTATCAGCCAggagaataaggaaaattgaatgaaaatgCGGAGAATTGTCAAAAGCCAagatattgttattatctatttgaatttatttccCAATAATTTGCAGGAGAAATCACTGACAATAAAGAACAGACAAGCCCATCATTTACCGTGTGCAGTTTACTACGAAATGACCCCATAAAATAGTCTATTTGAATCCCCTCACCCTCACAAATACCAATATCTctgtagatatatattttagttttaacaAGCGCCTCGTTCCTCTGCTTCCCCTCAGTCCTGTTTtaactttataattaatcgtataattttaaacataacattattatattttatcggGACAATCCCCTGACagtaactaaataaatactaaatattAGCGTGTATATATTGTTAACGATACGTTTAAATGTCAATGAAGTGAAAACATTAAACACTGCGGAAATTTATACTGTATTATATACCTTTATGCATGCCATGCTGTCGCAGAGTAAACTCTGCGTAATTATATTAGTTAATGTAATATGTACTTTACAATGAGGTAGAAAAATTTACGGAATTAATGTGGTGTTCCTTTATTGACCATTCGCGAGTAATTTAAATCATTTGCAGtagtattgaattaaaatatttcgatTAATTTTAATGGTAATGATGtctattttctatttatattaatgaatgagacttttttttattaaataaaatacctaagaatgataaaagtttttaaaatattttagttaattttttataataactatgTCAATAATAagatttcaattataattaacccTAGAGTGGTCACCTGATGAGCGTGACGCCGCCTAACAACTACTCAACCTATAGAGACTCGCTAAAGTGcgagcgagaaactaaaaaagagGTGAACAGTCtagggttaaaaaaaaattttcgatcgATATGGTTATATTTGGTGACCAACAGATGgcgtttagatttttttctgtCCGAATACTAAGACttaatatttatctatttatataaGGACTTTGGTGAGCgtttgtaatttttgatttgcaatgaaaaattatgaaattttagttTGCTTTCTTAGTTTTATcctgataattaaaataaactttcaatattatttattattgaaattgtatttaactaataattaaatatcattgattaaataaaaatgaaaaaaaaaattaatatttttgtagcCTACCTAAGAATTTATAATGGCTAAgaggtttttatttaaaaagaaaatgtaTTTCCACATGaagataaaaatgtttttgaagaCATATCCATCAAACATAAAGTTAATATAAACGATATTTTAAACAGTATGACATACATTTAATATGAATATCAACCGGAATTATCAATTgaaaacatatatatatatatatatatatatatatatatatatatatatatatatatatatatatatatatattagggtgtgccaaaatgtaactcccgtgaaccttttaaaattggaattttgagttccgcttttaacaagggctgcgtttgggcatttccggtgaaaattcaaaatttggccggaagtgcccaattaaatctcctgttaaaaatcctataaataatcaaatgaatcCTCTCACCccgaaatatctcaggaaatgcctaaacacagctgctgttaaaagtggaactcaaaagtccaattttaaaaggttttccacggaagttacattttggcacaccctaatatatatatacacgcatatatatatatatatatatatatatatacatacattacTGATATAAAAGAGCCAAGTAGATAGGATATTTAATAGTATTTATAGGAAGACATATCAGACATGAACGCTTGATATGACATTTGTCGTTACATTGGATATTAGGTAATACGATCTACGATACATCAAATCCCACGTGTATTACTTCCATCCGTACATATATACATTAGACATAGATATGATAACTACAGAAATATGACTAGACATCACACAACTAAACCTGAGAAGACATTAATCCATATATGCATGCATCCAGCCAACATACACAGGCCGAGTCATAATACGATGATAAAACGCGACTTGTCAAGCGTATTCGGATCACGGTACTGTTATTATCATATAATAGCTCCAGTGGTATGGGTATTCTCATCTCCAAGTGAAGACGAGAATCCACGTTGAATTTTACGACAAGTCTCTTAACACGAAAGTACCGTTACCGCGGGTTATGACTCTAGTGTCTATGTCTATATCTATTCCTACCCACTTGGTATCGTCATCGAGAATTGCACGTTGTAGCTGCAGCTGTAGCCGCTAGTTGTAGCTGTACCTTATATTATATGGTCTGCAGGGACACGAATGTTTGTGGGTTTCATCCAGGATGCGAAGTGATCGACTGACCGGTGATTCGTGGAAAACGCATATCCACATGACACTACAATGTAGACTGCTGCATTTAACAGTATGTCTATAAATGTAGGTTGCAATTgtcatattataataatactatATCCTACCAAAGGTATTAGGGGTATTTTGAGTTGCTAACGAAATTATATGACTGTATGTCAAATGTATACTCTATCTTAACGCGCTGGTTTCTCTACTGTAAGAATACGTATTCATGTGACACTAATATGAATATCTGAATCATCGTAATACTCAGTATTGGTGCAGGGCTGATATTTTCTGTACGATACTACAGCAATTCAACAGTTAGGATAGTGGAAAAGTTCCCGCGTATCTACTCACTCATATGTTTACGTTATTCAACGGTGACATGTCAAATTGTGAGCTGAAtctatacactgataaaataatcaacttgactcaagagccaaaatcttgaaccaagaataccattttgaagacaATGATTTTCTTAAGTCataagaataaattcttgagtcaagaaattattcttaatttaaataaatttttcttgtctcaaaaatttattctcttgactcgagaaaatcattttcttcaaaatggtattcttggttcaagattttggctcttgagtcaagttgatttttttatcagtgtattgaATTATTAGTTCAAGTGGATGTAGATACTTTGTTATTTgcattgtaattattattgaataattcattgaatatatcattgaataattcaaaaaattatataatcagAAATAAATACATAGTAATACATAGGAGTATTCTTTCCTCATATAAACTTTGACAATCGAGATTTAACatagtttcaaaaattttaataaatcaaaaattcatttcattaattgattgttaaaaaaataatttcaatatttttagtagcaaatagtaataaatttaaagaatttatattattattttctttgtaaTAACGTTTATAATGTCTtctatcataattttttacttttcaattttaagaaatccgTTTAAAAATGGAGCTCATTCATATTGCGGTGGGACTAAAACGACGTATTAGTACGtatcttataaaaatattgccATAGTACCAAAATGTATCGACGTCGagtttatacttttttttcagtgtactatTCCCATAAATAGAGGGCCTGGTTTATGTTTTCATTTATGTGAAGCTTATATGTAGACAGTTGTTAGCATGTCAGAGTGTAGGTAAGGTAATATAATAGATATCGTCGCATCAGCACTATCTTTACTTTCCTTCCCGTTTATTGTCAAGTGAACAATCCCAATTGAAGATCAATGAAAATCCGCTTGGTACTATTGTTCACTTTATTGTGCTAACTTGTAATATCTTTTAATTGCAaccttatttttattgttagtaTTTATTGTATTGTCTAGTTGaatcatttaaattcaattttttataagt
This genomic interval from Cotesia glomerata isolate CgM1 linkage group LG1, MPM_Cglom_v2.3, whole genome shotgun sequence contains the following:
- the LOC123261488 gene encoding hemicentin-1 isoform X1 encodes the protein MDTRQLSSIMQPAWINIIILLLCYALSQVQAAEEIQVDTHEGSTVMLKCRFPPVQKNATSFWLTHTNNVHDNAAIDDKALSPNYNVFMDLSQGIYDLKILNVSYERNNGKYECRVKMTGSGENLFHRNVTLTVLRAPGPPSIAPASTAATEGTELQLHCNTHGGSPEPEVKWYRDNSQRLLHSGRTYKFTPTKDDNGAIFRCVVRNRAMPDGETLNASVRLDVNYFPRVTVGPENPLKVEVNGKAILKCNVDSKPKVNMVRWLRDGSFIATSFEHTIPRVAIQDVGKYTCEANNGLDRSGQASLYLDVLYKPKVTIEGESIRVAEVEDTITIHCNVSANPPASIIEWTREGRPEFRESGPLLRLNRVTADHAGNYTCQAINIMHPTGGESKNYSDRARVNIRIRHKPGPARVTPDSPVAIENSRVILTCMASPAGYPEPEYKWWKEGDDQGQQMPIETTGPQFVIPSVHLINDGTYKCHALNEIGTGEAASIKLTVNQPPKILTKLQPHVTRKVGESSFSVMCVAQGKPKPTVRWLKDDEDLTADTSLYKVETRESLGHGNVISVNSTLSFLGHARPQTDKIIASDRGKYTCVFNNDVKRVESQMMLKVEHAPIVLHRHNKVAYDLGGTAEVTCKVQAWPKPEFQWKYGSNSVPLQGSSSDGHYEIWTTSENDDIYTSVLKITDIKEADYNNYSCHAINAQGVTTSVITLQSKGAPEKPTDLTALEIGPTYVALQWEIGFDGGLEITKYFVSYRRIPSEDETIAPDCASPRSPAGQWIERDCRRANPCNITDLEQHQKYTFKIKVYNTKNHSDYSDEKTFVTTVAKIPAPNRVTFDPESSNLVINVGPTCLAVVASIERLDNGPNEIWKIVDEWLLEVLGSSPTTKDGILNDPDMSNVGSRLRVRLCLQSDKQKCGDWTEAEVGPSLVQANAIATPTLIAIVVSGAVFLLFAALLLLFFRCKRKHTAKAKDYEMDSSAVRPSLVTGNGQQTQAPPPYYSENKALEHSLDRALAMEDSKTPAYAQPAYNWRQPNHINGENGVNMGYLDNSYSNSNNGGSVNSQDSIWQMKSAAANAANPPYDLGGYAATESDYPAHPHYLPQREDYRENHNLSRQQFCPEPYPNVVKSQKHIDSPYDVSGLPYQEAYDEDAKPPQQVSLSYDESLESGYSTPNGRRPRIIREIIV
- the LOC123261488 gene encoding hemicentin-1 isoform X2, which codes for MAITERTWRLWSFSSLLRIVLALSQVQAAEEIQVDTHEGSTVMLKCRFPPVQKNATSFWLTHTNNVHDNAAIDDKALSPNYNVFMDLSQGIYDLKILNVSYERNNGKYECRVKMTGSGENLFHRNVTLTVLRAPGPPSIAPASTAATEGTELQLHCNTHGGSPEPEVKWYRDNSQRLLHSGRTYKFTPTKDDNGAIFRCVVRNRAMPDGETLNASVRLDVNYFPRVTVGPENPLKVEVNGKAILKCNVDSKPKVNMVRWLRDGSFIATSFEHTIPRVAIQDVGKYTCEANNGLDRSGQASLYLDVLYKPKVTIEGESIRVAEVEDTITIHCNVSANPPASIIEWTREGRPEFRESGPLLRLNRVTADHAGNYTCQAINIMHPTGGESKNYSDRARVNIRIRHKPGPARVTPDSPVAIENSRVILTCMASPAGYPEPEYKWWKEGDDQGQQMPIETTGPQFVIPSVHLINDGTYKCHALNEIGTGEAASIKLTVNQPPKILTKLQPHVTRKVGESSFSVMCVAQGKPKPTVRWLKDDEDLTADTSLYKVETRESLGHGNVISVNSTLSFLGHARPQTDKIIASDRGKYTCVFNNDVKRVESQMMLKVEHAPIVLHRHNKVAYDLGGTAEVTCKVQAWPKPEFQWKYGSNSVPLQGSSSDGHYEIWTTSENDDIYTSVLKITDIKEADYNNYSCHAINAQGVTTSVITLQSKGAPEKPTDLTALEIGPTYVALQWEIGFDGGLEITKYFVSYRRIPSEDETIAPDCASPRSPAGQWIERDCRRANPCNITDLEQHQKYTFKIKVYNTKNHSDYSDEKTFVTTVAKIPAPNRVTFDPESSNLVINVGPTCLAVVASIERLDNGPNEIWKIVDEWLLEVLGSSPTTKDGILNDPDMSNVGSRLRVRLCLQSDKQKCGDWTEAEVGPSLVQANAIATPTLIAIVVSGAVFLLFAALLLLFFRCKRKHTAKAKDYEMDSSAVRPSLVTGNGQQTQAPPPYYSENKALEHSLDRALAMEDSKTPAYAQPAYNWRQPNHINGENGVNMGYLDNSYSNSNNGGSVNSQDSIWQMKSAAANAANPPYDLGGYAATESDYPAHPHYLPQREDYRENHNLSRQQFCPEPYPNVVKSQKHIDSPYDVSGLPYQEAYDEDAKPPQQVSLSYDESLESGYSTPNGRRPRIIREIIV